One Cydia pomonella isolate Wapato2018A chromosome 15, ilCydPomo1, whole genome shotgun sequence DNA window includes the following coding sequences:
- the LOC133525819 gene encoding uncharacterized protein LOC133525819, whose protein sequence is MPSVLLAPLAEWPHLQGLALADPEFHKPQPVDMILGEDILMDIIRDGIVRGKPGTPTAINSVFGYLLGGKVNFTPNVSTPRHACFTSFDNDNLQKFWELESVPEMRSYTPEEKLCESFFQKTHTRDETGRYVVALPFKPDAPPLGESRQIALARFHKLEYRLERNPQLKADYHACLQEYVDLNHMELADDEPPASASYYLPHHCVSKISETTRTRVVYDAGCRTTSGHSLNDALLTGPKLHLDIVDVLLKFRVHNIAFCSDIKQMYRNILVREIDRDFQRILWRQSPEEPLRDYRLRTVTFGVSSSPYLALRTIKQLAYDEAKHFPLASPVLLNDVFVDDVVTGADTTAEALALQQELIGLGRVTANLAWVCFPRFAYAPRAYLVKLHAIFADHSTFALINRLYSISGVDGVVSISINCNRVQSGFKIAVPPSVKALLLWYAKTTCHRYSGGSRAFMLSIRALIKLFVS, encoded by the exons ATGCCTAGTGTACTACTAGCACCTCTCGCTGAATGGCCTCATTTGCAGGGACTCGCTCTGGCCGACCCTGAATTTCATAAACCTCAGCCAGTGGATATGATACTCGGCGAGGATATCCTTATGGATATTATTCGCGATGGTATTGTCAGGGGCAAACCTGGCACGCCCACCGCAATTAATAGTGTATTTGGTTATTTGCTAGGaggtaaagtaaattttactcCTAATGTTTCGACTCCACGCCATGCTTGTTTTACGTCGTTCGACAACGACAATCTGCAGAAGTTTTGGGAGCTGGAGTCAGTACCAGAGATGCGGAGTTACACTCCCGAAGAAAAGCTATGCGAATCCTTTTTTCAAAAGACGCATACGCGCGATGAAACAGGGCGATACGTGGTCGCTCTGCCATTCAAGCCCGATGCACCGCCGCTCGGTGAGTCTCGGCAAATTGCCCTAGCACGATTTCATAAATTAGAATATCGTCTAGAACGTAACCCCCAGTTGAAGGCGGATTATCATGCTTGCCTCCAGGAGTACGTGGATCTCAACCACATGGAGCTCGCGGACGATGAACCCCCTGCTAGTGCGAGTTACTACCTACCCCACCATTGTGTGTCAAAAATTTCCGAAACCACACGCACACGCGTAGTGTACGACGCTGGTTGTCGCACAACGAGTGGTCACTCGTTGAATGACGCCTTGTTAACGGGTCCTAAGTTACATTTAGACATTGTTGACGTTCTTCTAAAATTCCGAGTGCATAACATTGCATTTTGTTCCGACATCAAACAGATGTATCGCAATATTCTGGTGCGTGAAATTGATAGGGACTTTCAGCGCATCCTTTGGCGCCAATCGCCCGAGGAGCCTTTACGCGATTATAGACTTCGTACCGTTACATTCGGTGTAAGCAGTTCCCCTTATCTCGCCTTACGTACGATCAAACAGTTGGCGTACGACGAGGCTAAGCATTTCCCGCTCGCCTCACCAGTCCTACTAAATGACGTTTTCGTCGACGACGTGGTAACCGGTGCTGATACCACAGCTGAGGCCCTCGCTCTGCAGCAGGAGCTGATAG GGCTCGGCCGAGTCACGGCCAACCTCGCATGGGTATGCTTCCCGCGGTTCGCTTACGCCCCGCGCGCGTATTTAGTAAAACTGCATGCGATTTTTGCGGACCATTCTACGTTCGCGCTAATAAA CAGGCTATACAGCATTTCTGGCGTCGATGGAGTCGTGAGTATCTCCATCAACTGCAACAGAGTACAAAGTGGCTTCAAGATCGCGGTCCCGCCATCCGTGAAGGCACTGTTGTTGTGGTATGCGAAGACCACTTGCCACCGTTACAGTGGAGGCTCGCGCGCGTTCATGCTGTCCATCCGGGCACTGATCAAGTTATTCGTGTCGTAA
- the LOC133525820 gene encoding uncharacterized protein LOC133525820, producing MSDHDKATRCPHPNQTGTDCIMQVDLRSLSDLRIQYNNAFRALLRLPRWCCASGMFADARIDGFQAIMRARCVAALRRLRGSRNSLLAIIADRLDSQLLVHWTRTRKSRSEEVPIYAVAKGRRGRPVTTWLTNVRRDMKKLGLSSDDAYQRSKWRLKIRKADPA from the exons ATGAGCGACCACGACAAAGCCACTCGGTGTCCGCATCCGAACCAAACGGGAACTGATTGCATAATGCAAGTTGATCTACG GTCGCTAAGCGACCTACGCATCCAATACAACAATGCCTTCAGGGCACTGTTGCGGTTGCCTCGCTGGTGCTGCGCGTCCGGGATGTTCGCGGATGCGCGCATAGACGGGTTCCAGGCCATCATGCGCGCGCGCTGCGTGGCCGCGCTGCGGCGCCTGCGGGGCAGCCGCAACAGTCTCCTGGCAATTATAGCTGACAGGCTTGACAGTCAGCTTCTTGTGCACTGGACCAGG ACCCGAAAATCACGTAGTGAAGAAGTGCCTATCTATGCAGTAGCAAAGGGAAGAAGGGGCAGGCCAGTAACTACCTGGCTGACGAATGTCCGAAGAGATATGAAGAAGTTGGGCCTGTCCAGTGACGACGCTTATCAGCGATCAAAGTGGCGCCTCAAGATTAGGAAAGCCGACCCCGCGTAA